GCCCTAAAGCAAAAAAATCTGACCGATAAACTGCTTGACCTTGAAGCTGTTCTGGGGCAGTATAGCCAGGAGAATATACTCTGGTAATGTCAGAGTCTTCTAGTTTCTCAACATAGGTATTGGTCAGCTTTCGTGCCGTCCCGAAATCAATAAGGATTAATTTGCCATCGGGACGAATCATAATGTTAGATGGTTTGAGATCTCGATGCAAAATCTGCTGCTGGTGAACTTGTGCCAAAATTGCCAAAAGTTGTTGCAGCCAGTCAATCGCCTCAATTTCAGTTAATTTACCATTAATTTTGAGCCACTGTTTCAGGTTTTCTCCTTCAACCTTTTCCATCACCAAACAGCGTAATTTCTGCTTGCTGTTTTTAGGTACAAAAGTAAAATGGCTATCTAGGCGAGAAATTGACAAATATGACAACTGTGCTAGTACTTTACCCTCTTGCTCAAATAGTTCTACTAAGCGACGACGATTGCTAGTTAAAACCTTGAGAATTTTTAGTGTACCGCCATCATCAATTTCAAAAACTTCAGTATGATGTTGTCCGTCTAATTCTCGTAATGGCTTGATAATGCGGTAGCGATCGCGAATTATCAAATTAGAGTCACAGCCCTGACAATATTGTAAATTATCTGGGTTACAGCGATCGCTACATTGGGGATTGATACAGTAACTCATGGCGATACAGATACTTGATTGTCCAAATCCGAATGCAACTCCTCAAGCAAAGTCTCAATATTTCGTTTGACATAACCAACTGCTAAAGGAGTTTTTTCTCTCAGCGACAGCAAAATTTCCTGTAGACAAGTCTTAAGCAAGCTTTCATCTTGAAAAATTCTGTACAGTTTGTTTTTAATGGGAGTTACAATCTGATTTATTTGCCGTTGGTGAATCTCTGCATCATCGCTTGTCAAGGCATAATTCCTCAAAAATTTAAGGTCACCGAAATCTTGGCTATTGTTTACTTCAGTTATCTCTTCGCAAACCCAATCTATAGAACGACTAATTACATACTGAGCTACTACAGGTTGATGCAAAGAAAACCATGTTGACCCATTGACAATAGTTCTAACAATAAGAGATCGCCGAACCAAAGATTCCAAAGCCTCAATTAATTCCGCTGTACTGAAAGGCAAGAGAATATTTGACTGTAAGTGAATTAAAGATAAAGGCTGATAAGCGATCGCCAACCAGTTAAGAATTTCTTGTTCTGAATTAGATAGACGCTCAAACTGCTCGTCTAAAAGATCGTAAATATCTCCATAAACAATGGTGTCCTGTTGCAAGAAAGCAGATACACTACCGCTAAATAGCTCTTGAATTGTAGTGGCGACTATCTTCAGAGCCAAAGGATTGCCACGATATAGCTGAATTAATTCGTCCCACCTGTGTGTGTCCGATAATCCTTTTTCTCGAAAGATATACTGAGCCTGGGTCGCCAAACCATTGAGATGCAAAGAATAAACGGGAACTTTTTTACCTTCCAATAGAGCAATTTCCCTAGGTTTTTCGCGGGTACACAATAACAAACAGCTTTGATGAGATTCTGCACCCAGTCGTCTTAGCAGTTCGCTATAACCCTTATACTGTTGGCGATAATGCCCTGCCAAGTCGCCACTTTGCCAAATTTCTGCTGCCGTATCTAAAACAATTAAGCATTTATATCGGCGTAGATGTTCGATTAAAGACGAAATTTTACTATCCAGATTTTCTTCTATTATTCGCTCTGGCTGAGAATTAAAGGATTTTAGTAAGTCGTCAACTAGTTTTGCTGCTCCTGGGACATAATGAAGACTGCGCCAAATTACACAATCGAATTGAGCCTGTATTTGCTGGGCAAAACGAATGGAGAGAGCAGTTTTACCAATCCCTCCCATCCCAAAAATAGTTACCAAACGGCAGCGATCTTTAACGATCCACTGGTTGAGTAATTTCAAGTCGCGATCGCGCCCATAAAGTGCAGGAATTACGGGTGCTTCTCCCCAATCTTGCTTTTGGGTGGCTTTATTTTTGGCTAATAGTTCGACCTGAATTTTAGAACTAGCTGGCTGTTGCTTAGTCCATCGCTCTAAGACTACCCGAAAATTGGTTTTACCAATTTCTTCTCCCAACACTTCTGATAGTAGCTTCCATAGTCTAGGCCCTGCTGCTTGTTTTAGATAGCTAAGACTGTATTGGCAAGTTTCTTCCATTTGCTCGTAAGTCTTGCCTTGCCAAGATCCATGTAGCACAATACGTTCCACCTCTTTTAGATGTTTTTCCGTTTTGTTAAAAACTTCTGTGTCTATAACTTTGACAATTTCATCCCAGTTCATTAATCGCTATAGGTATACGAATACAAATATTTTTTTAAAAGTTAACATTTTATGGTCAATTATTAAAATTAGCTGAAGTGTATTCAAAAAATGGTAAATAAAAGCTATTTTTAAGTTAACAAAGTTAAGTAAAATTACTAATTATATAGAGTATACTACTTAAATACGGTTCTCAAAAGATTAACTAAGTTAATCAAAGTGACCGAATTGGGTATTGCAACTGTTTGTTTGTATGCAAAGATACAGTCTAATAATAATGGCTTTTGATAAAAATACACCAGAGCAATATAACTTTAAACTGCAACAGCAACAGCAAAATCTGCCAAAGTTCGGCTTTGATTCGGTTTCTCAGAGGCAAGTTACGACCAAAATCCCCCGAAAACCAGAAAATCAATTTCAAACTTTAATTGAAAAAACTTCAGTTGCGATCTTGGTTATTCAAGAAGAGAAAATTTGCTACGCTAATCCTATTGCAGAGTTAACTATGGGTTACTCGCGATCGCAACTATTTATTAATTCGGATTTTTATCATCAGCTAAACCCCAAGGGCTATAAGCCAGATAACTTAGAGCAAAACTATTCTAAAGAACTAAAAATTAAGGTTCAAGGCGATCGCGAATGCTGGTTGAAGTGCTGGTGGGAGACAATAGAATGGGAATATCAGCCAGCCATCATGATTACGGCATTTGACGTTACTAAGTACAAACAGAAAGAAGCTAAGACTCAACAAGCTTTAACAATAGAGAAAGAACGCTGTCAAAATAAGGCAAGATTTGTTTCCATGGTTTCTCATGAATTCCGTACCCCACTGAATATTATTTCTTTTTCTACCAGCCTCTTAAAACGTCATCTTAACCAGTGGAATGAAGCCAAGCAGCTTAAATATCTCAATCGCCTACAAACCGCTGTAGAACATTTGAGCCATTTAATGGATGAAGTCTTGATAATTGGTAGAGCAGAAGCGGGAAAATTAAAGTTTAACCCTCAACTATTAAATTTGAATTCATTCTGTCACAATTTATTGGCGGAAATAAATTTAAGCCAGCCCAATCACCAAAAAGTTAACTTTGTTAACCTTGCCAATCGTGAATCAATTTTGGCAGATAAGAATTTACTCAAGCTAGTTTTAGTAAATTTGCTGGGTAACGCAATCAAATATTCCCCTGCTGATAGCACGATTAAGTTTAGCGTCTGGTGGGAAAAGAAACAGATAGTTTTTGAAATAGCAGATTGCGGCATTGGGATTTCTCCTGACGAACAGCCCAAAATTTTTGAGCCTTTTCATCGCAGTAACAATGTTGGTGATTTACCTGGTCATGGTTTAGGTCTGGCGATCGCCAAGAAACTTGTCGAATTACAAGGCGGGCAAATTTCTTTAGAAAGCCAAGTGGATCTGGGCAGTACGTTTGTAGTCAAAATACCTTTAAAATCACCACAAATATTAGTAAGTCGAGAATAAAAACACAAATCAGCGAAAATAGTCATTTTACTCGATTTATCAGCCGAAAATCTAAATAAACGGTAGTCTTCGCTAAAGATTATGTACTGTAATCTTATTAGGCATCAATTAAGGTAAAAGTTGAATTACCATTGTTTGTGCCAAACACACTTCAAACTGATAACGAGCTGTCGAGAAGACTAATGAACAAAATTTTAATAATCGAAGATGAGCGAGAAACTAGAGATATATTCATAGAAGCACTGACAGAAGAAGGGTTTGAAGCGATTAGCGCGAAAAATGGTCGAGTGGGAATTCAAAAGACACAAAAATATTTTCCAGATTTAATTATTTGTGATGTGACTATGCCTGAACTGAACGGTTATGGAGTTCTTAAAATCTTACGTCAAGATCCTCGCACGGCAGCGATTCCTTTCATTTTCATGTCCGCTTTATCTGACGAAGCAGAACGCCATGAAGCAATGCGACTGGGAGCAAATGACTATTTAACCAAACCCTGTACGGTAGAGAAATTACTACAGGCAATCGCCAATTTTTCTAATTCCATTGACAGACAACAAATCTAAGTATTCCCTAACCAAATAAATATTTAAACATTGGAGCAAGAATAATGAGTAAGGTTTTAGTAATCGAAGATGAAGCCCAAACCAGAGAAATTTTCTTAGATTGTTTAGAAGCAGAAGGTTTTGAAGGGATTGAAGCAAAAAATGGTCGCATTGGAGTGGAAAAAGCACGAGAACAATCACCTGATTTGGTAGTTTGCGATATTCTTCTACCCGAACTAAACGGTTATGAGGTGCTTAAAACCTTACGTCAAAATCCCATAACTGCAACTATTCCCTTTATTTTTTTTACAGGCAAAGCTGGCAAAGCCGAACTACGACAGGGGATGCAAATGGGTGCAGACGACTATCTAACTAAACCCTCTACCGCCGAAGAATTTTTAGACGCGATCGCCACCCAGTTAGCCAAGCGCGAAGCACTTAAACAATTATACGCTGCCCAATTTCAACAGTTAACCTCCGAAGTTGAAGCTGACTTTAACTCAATTCTGCCATCCACACCTAATCCACAACTGCAAGAAATTTTTGATTATATCGAAGTTCATTATCATGAATCTATTAGCTTGATTGATGTAGCGACAGCGGTGGGTTACTCTTCAGCCTATTTAACCGATTTAGTTAAACGCCAGACAGGAACATCCATCAACCGCTGGATCATCAAGCGTCGTCTCGCTGCTGCCGAAGCTTTACTTCAAGAAACCAATTACTCAATCGAACAAATTGCCGAAGAAATAGGCTATCTCAATCCTGGTCACTTTTTCCGCCAGTTTCGTAAATATGTCGGAACTACACCAAAAGTTTGGCGTAAAGCTCATCGGGGTTATTGAAAGCTACTTTAAGGATGAAGAGTTATGGCAAGAATAATGATAATTCCTTTTCCACGACCATAATGCCAAAAGACCTAAAAGCTGCGGGCGTTTTGTTTTCAACGTATGCTTCAAATACTTCTTCGCCATTCAATCTACTCAAAGACTAGTATTTGTGAGTTTTAAGACTAGGATGACGGATGTTTGTTTGCATCAAACCCAATGTTTTCAAAACTTTTTTATATTTTTTAGGATTAGTCTGCTGTAGATTAGTTAATATCGCGACCTTGTTCGGTGGAGGCTTGTTTAATTCCGCGTTTGACTGAAGCTAAAGCATCAGGATTTTGCCATAACCATAGCTCCCTTTCGGGTATGCTCACTACAGGATTTAGCAAAATTTGTCCCTCGTCATTTATCATGACACGATAGCTTTTACCTTTGACTACTCGACCTAAAGTCAAGCGTCCTCTACTATCCGATTGAATAACTTCTTTTACTACTCAAAAGTCTTGTTCCTGCATATATATTTAATTAATACCAAAAAACAGTTTTTGAACTATTTATATAGTAGTGGGTAAATGGGCAACATTTATTTGCTAGAAAAATAATTTTGCAATGCAACCATAGCAATTAATATCAAGGGTTCAGAAACAGAAAGCGATCGCACTACCTATTATAAAAAAGGCGATCGCATTTGATATCTGTGATTTCTTGGCGATCGCCTGAGTATTGTCTTGATTTTTAGGAGATGCGATCGCAATAAGTTATTTTTTCCCTAAAGTACGCTTTTTTTTGTTCTTTAGAAGTTTGAATTTATTTATCCAATCACGCAAACCAAATTTGCTAAACTTCTCCTGTTTGTCGAATTGTTTTTGGTAATTCTACAAGGTTTATTTCTGTGATATTCTGCTGAAATTGACCTCAAAATGCTATTTTTTAAGCTGATGGCAAAATTACCAAATGAAATTTTAGAAAATATTTTTAATTTGCAACAGCAGCTTTTGGAATGCATAGACTCATCAACAGCAACAGAACTAGCCCTTTTTGATTTGTATGGGGAGATAGAAGAAACAATTGACTATTTTGAGCAACTTCAGAATGCAAGAGAAAGAGTAGATGCCTATTATTCTAGACTGTATACTGCGTTAAGACAAATTTATACATCTCAACCAATTGCACCCCGTGATAACCTAGAGTTACTAGCTAAATTTATGGCAGAAGCAGAAGTAACTGTGGCTGCCGTAAAGGCTACTATCACAGAAATTAGGAGGGATTTTGACTTGTCATGAGCATGGAAATTCCGAACGAAGAAACCAGAGTGCGTCATCTTGCCAAAATGCGAGAACTCAACAGACGCATGGACAAACACATTATTGATTTGGATGAATTAAATGCTCGTCTGGAAGAGAATTTACGAGAACAACGCCGAAAAATTTTTAATGGTGGTGAAACCCAACAGATAACAACATCATCGAATGAATAAGGAAAGTGCTTGTTAAAAAGAGATCGCATTTGGTATATATGATTTTAGT
Above is a genomic segment from Coleofasciculaceae cyanobacterium containing:
- a CDS encoding HAMP domain-containing sensor histidine kinase, with the translated sequence MAFDKNTPEQYNFKLQQQQQNLPKFGFDSVSQRQVTTKIPRKPENQFQTLIEKTSVAILVIQEEKICYANPIAELTMGYSRSQLFINSDFYHQLNPKGYKPDNLEQNYSKELKIKVQGDRECWLKCWWETIEWEYQPAIMITAFDVTKYKQKEAKTQQALTIEKERCQNKARFVSMVSHEFRTPLNIISFSTSLLKRHLNQWNEAKQLKYLNRLQTAVEHLSHLMDEVLIIGRAEAGKLKFNPQLLNLNSFCHNLLAEINLSQPNHQKVNFVNLANRESILADKNLLKLVLVNLLGNAIKYSPADSTIKFSVWWEKKQIVFEIADCGIGISPDEQPKIFEPFHRSNNVGDLPGHGLGLAIAKKLVELQGGQISLESQVDLGSTFVVKIPLKSPQILVSRE
- a CDS encoding response regulator, which produces MSKVLVIEDEAQTREIFLDCLEAEGFEGIEAKNGRIGVEKAREQSPDLVVCDILLPELNGYEVLKTLRQNPITATIPFIFFTGKAGKAELRQGMQMGADDYLTKPSTAEEFLDAIATQLAKREALKQLYAAQFQQLTSEVEADFNSILPSTPNPQLQEIFDYIEVHYHESISLIDVATAVGYSSAYLTDLVKRQTGTSINRWIIKRRLAAAEALLQETNYSIEQIAEEIGYLNPGHFFRQFRKYVGTTPKVWRKAHRGY
- a CDS encoding NB-ARC domain-containing protein, which encodes MNWDEIVKVIDTEVFNKTEKHLKEVERIVLHGSWQGKTYEQMEETCQYSLSYLKQAAGPRLWKLLSEVLGEEIGKTNFRVVLERWTKQQPASSKIQVELLAKNKATQKQDWGEAPVIPALYGRDRDLKLLNQWIVKDRCRLVTIFGMGGIGKTALSIRFAQQIQAQFDCVIWRSLHYVPGAAKLVDDLLKSFNSQPERIIEENLDSKISSLIEHLRRYKCLIVLDTAAEIWQSGDLAGHYRQQYKGYSELLRRLGAESHQSCLLLCTREKPREIALLEGKKVPVYSLHLNGLATQAQYIFREKGLSDTHRWDELIQLYRGNPLALKIVATTIQELFSGSVSAFLQQDTIVYGDIYDLLDEQFERLSNSEQEILNWLAIAYQPLSLIHLQSNILLPFSTAELIEALESLVRRSLIVRTIVNGSTWFSLHQPVVAQYVISRSIDWVCEEITEVNNSQDFGDLKFLRNYALTSDDAEIHQRQINQIVTPIKNKLYRIFQDESLLKTCLQEILLSLREKTPLAVGYVKRNIETLLEELHSDLDNQVSVSP
- a CDS encoding response regulator — protein: MNKILIIEDERETRDIFIEALTEEGFEAISAKNGRVGIQKTQKYFPDLIICDVTMPELNGYGVLKILRQDPRTAAIPFIFMSALSDEAERHEAMRLGANDYLTKPCTVEKLLQAIANFSNSIDRQQI